GGAAAAATGGAGCAGCTTCAGTTTATCGCCCATTAGTATCCAGAGTCCGCAATTAATGAACAAGAAAATATAAAGGATACCCACTTTGCCGGGCGCCATGAATTCTGCAAAACTGACAGTTAATAAAAGCAATGATAGGGCCATTCCCATCAACGACATTTGAAAAATGATTTTCCTGCCGTTAAAGCGGCGGACCGCCAGCCAAAAAACAAGTATTGAAATTGTTGTCATAAGCATTTGCATTCTTATGGGTATTTCAGTAAAATAATTCAAAAATACAATAAATGCAAAAAGAGCCCCAAGCAACACCCCGGAAAAGATGTCGTTTTTTTTGCTCTCGGTTTTATTCGATTTAGATGGCGGCAGTTCGCCTTGACAGTATAACGCAAGCAGGTAATTACAATATTGCTCTGGAAGCATACGACTTTCCTTCCAGGAGTTTATTTCTTTAATGATGATTTTCTTTCTCATCTCATCCATGAATTTCACATCCTCATGATGATCATTTCTTTTTAGCAGCTTAGCTTTTTAGCTATGTAAAATTGTTTCTGTTTTAAATTCAATTTCCATTATAAGCAAAAAATGGAAAAGGATTGTTCTTACAAGGATATTTTTACATCAAAATTGAAAAAAAGAGCCGCTCCCGAACGCTGGGCATTCAAGAGGGCTCTGTTAAGGGCATATATATTCTACTCCAGGAAATCTTTCAAGCGTTTGCTGCGGCTTGGATGTCTCAGTTTACGTAGCGCCTTCGCTTCGATTTGACGGATACGCTCGCGGGTGACCCCAAACACTTTACCTACCTCTTCAAGTGTGCGGGTGCGGCCATCATCAAGTCCAAAGCGGAGTCTCAAGACGTTCTCTTCACGGTCAGTAAGAGTATCCAATACGTCTTCAAGCTGTTCTTTCAAAAGTTCATATGCTGCATGTTCCGATGGGGAAGTCGCATCCTGATCTTCAATGAAATCACCTAAATGTGAATCGTCTTCTTCACCTATTGGCGTTTCCAATGAAACAGGCTCCTGAGCTATTTTCAAGATTTCACGAACTTTTTCAGGAGTTAAGTCCATATCCTCCGCAATTTCTTCCGGAGAAGGTTCACGTCCTAAATCCTGAAGAAGCTGTCTTTGGACACGGATCAATTTATTGATGGTTTCCACCATATGCACCGGTATCCGGATCGTTCTTGCTTGGTCGGCAATGGCACGGGTTATCGCTTGGCGAATCCACCATGTTGCATACGTACTGAATTTGAATCCCTTGCGGTAATCAAATTTTTCCACTGCTTTGATAAGTCCCATATTACCTTCCTGAATCAAATCAAGGAAAAGCATTCCGCGTCCGACATAGCGCTTGGCGATACTGACAACAAGACGAAGGTTAGCTTCTGCCAAACGGCGTTTCGCTTCTTCATCTCCATCTTCAATTCTCGTCGCCAGTGATATTTCCTCTTCTGCCGATAAAAGGTCGACCCGACCAATTTCCTTTAAATACATGCGTACTGGGTCATTAATTTTAACGCCAGGAGGAACACTTAAATCATTTAAGTCAAACTCTTCTTCTTTTGCAAGTTTCTTCTCATCTGGATCGTCTTCATCTTCGTCTTCCTCACCATCAGTGAGTATTTCGACGCCGTTTTCTGCTAACACCTCATAGAACTCATCCATTTGATCGGAATCCAACTCAAAACCGCCAATCATTTCAGCAATTTTTTCTAAAGTCAAAGAGCCCCGTTTTTTACCTAGCTCTAGTAATTTTTCTTTCACCTGTTCAAGGCTAAATTCATTATCAACTTGTTTGGAACGTGCTGGTTTTTCAGCCATTAGTTCCCCTCCTTCCAGGACTTACACCTAAACGACTACAACATTTTACGCAATTTAATGATTTCCATGGCAATTTGTGCAGCAGTGACATAATCACTTCGTCTAACTGCATCTTTTTCTTCAACTTGTTTTTCTTTTATCTTTAACAACTTTTCATATTTCAACACTTGATTTATACAATCGGTCAGTTCTTTATCGGTAACTTCCTCATTCACTGACATCATTTCTATTTCCGAAACGATCCTTCTCAAGTTTGGATCCGGTAAATAAGTAAGGAAAAAGCTTGTATCCGGTTCGTGTCCATCTTCATAGAACGCATATAAATAGGTGATGATTGCCTGATGTTCATCTACATGAAAGACCGTTTGCCCAAGCAACTGCTGAATTTTGAAAGTCATATCCCTGCTTTTTAGCATATGGGCAATCAACTTCATTTCAGCATTATGGTGAGCAGGCTTTAACTTATGCTCATATTGCAGGGCCATTTTCTTTGGAGCCGCTGGCTGCGGCAGTGTCCCCTTCTTGCGTTCCGTAAAGAACACCTGACGCTGCTGCTGTTCCAGCGCATCCAATGAAAGGGAAAATTCAGAGGATAGCTGCCGGAGATAATGATCCCTCTCCACTGCATTGGGCAATCGCGAAATTTCTTTAAGGACTTCTTCGATATATTGAATTCGATCTCCTTCATTATTTACATTTTTCCCTCGACGCAAATAATGCATTTTGAATGCCATGTAGGTTAAACTGGCCCCTATTACTTCAGAAACAAAGCTTTTTTCACCGAATTCCTTTATGTAGTCATCGGGGTCCAAGTTATCAGGCATGAGAGCGACTTTCACGGAAAACTCATGGTCCTGTAGCATATTAACTGCACGATTGGCAGCGTTCAATCCCGCAGAGTCCGAATCGTAGCAAATAAGTATCTGGTCAGTATTTCTTTTTAAAAGCTGGATATGCTGGTCCGTCAGGGCAGTACCCATTGTAGCGACCGCATTCTCCACACCTGCGCCAACTGCTGAAATGCAATCGGCAAAGCCTTCAAAAATGACTGCTTGTTCTTTCTTTCGTATGTGTGGTCTTGCATGATGGAAATTATATAAAGTTTTACTTTTATTAAAGATTGGCGTTTCAGGACTATTCAAATATTTGGGCTCATCGTCCCCCATCGCTCTTCCTGAAAACGCAATCGTATTTCCTTGATGATCCATAATTGGAAACATGACTCTATTTCTGAAACGGTCAAAATATGACTCGTCTTTTTCCCTGTAAATAATAAGCCCTGCCTGCTCCATGTATTCC
The DNA window shown above is from Peribacillus sp. FSL P2-0133 and carries:
- the rpoD gene encoding RNA polymerase sigma factor RpoD → MAEKPARSKQVDNEFSLEQVKEKLLELGKKRGSLTLEKIAEMIGGFELDSDQMDEFYEVLAENGVEILTDGEEDEDEDDPDEKKLAKEEEFDLNDLSVPPGVKINDPVRMYLKEIGRVDLLSAEEEISLATRIEDGDEEAKRRLAEANLRLVVSIAKRYVGRGMLFLDLIQEGNMGLIKAVEKFDYRKGFKFSTYATWWIRQAITRAIADQARTIRIPVHMVETINKLIRVQRQLLQDLGREPSPEEIAEDMDLTPEKVREILKIAQEPVSLETPIGEEDDSHLGDFIEDQDATSPSEHAAYELLKEQLEDVLDTLTDREENVLRLRFGLDDGRTRTLEEVGKVFGVTRERIRQIEAKALRKLRHPSRSKRLKDFLE
- the dnaG gene encoding DNA primase; the encoded protein is MNGRIEDEKINQIREAVDIVDLIGEYVQLKKQGRNYFGLCPFHGENSPSFSVSTEKQIFHCFGCGAGGNIFTFLMDIEGYSFVESAKVLAEKGNVPLDVEINKDSKRSNMPAGSQQMVEAHDLLRKFYHHLLVNTKEGQDALEYLLKRGFTEETIEKFQIGYSLDSWDFVSKFLLKRGFPAEYMEQAGLIIYREKDESYFDRFRNRVMFPIMDHQGNTIAFSGRAMGDDEPKYLNSPETPIFNKSKTLYNFHHARPHIRKKEQAVIFEGFADCISAVGAGVENAVATMGTALTDQHIQLLKRNTDQILICYDSDSAGLNAANRAVNMLQDHEFSVKVALMPDNLDPDDYIKEFGEKSFVSEVIGASLTYMAFKMHYLRRGKNVNNEGDRIQYIEEVLKEISRLPNAVERDHYLRQLSSEFSLSLDALEQQQRQVFFTERKKGTLPQPAAPKKMALQYEHKLKPAHHNAEMKLIAHMLKSRDMTFKIQQLLGQTVFHVDEHQAIITYLYAFYEDGHEPDTSFFLTYLPDPNLRRIVSEIEMMSVNEEVTDKELTDCINQVLKYEKLLKIKEKQVEEKDAVRRSDYVTAAQIAMEIIKLRKML